In one window of Meiothermus sp. DNA:
- a CDS encoding GGDEF domain-containing protein: MSIDKLRDEDLKLVQLLEQMRTQIAHSSSSLESLKMALELAQRLVEERNQSLLNARSPLLKGYGAEDDDALTGLPSKAAFEKALERVFVSGEIFTVVTFDLDGFRGINERFGSATGDEVLRRMGQLVRKALRASDVAGRIGGEEFALILRGISGDRAFGVCERLRLAVLKYPWNQLHPELKVTISLGFAGRDDEPTAQEVLARADRFQAEAKSSGRNQTFPGLYY; encoded by the coding sequence ATGAGCATTGACAAGCTCCGCGACGAAGACCTGAAACTGGTGCAACTGCTCGAGCAGATGCGCACTCAGATTGCGCATTCCAGCAGCAGCCTGGAATCCCTCAAGATGGCCCTCGAGTTGGCCCAGCGCCTGGTCGAAGAACGCAATCAGAGCCTCCTCAATGCGCGCAGCCCCCTGCTGAAGGGGTACGGGGCCGAAGACGACGACGCACTCACCGGATTGCCCAGCAAGGCAGCTTTTGAAAAAGCCCTCGAGCGGGTTTTTGTCAGCGGAGAAATTTTTACGGTGGTGACCTTCGATCTCGATGGCTTCAGGGGAATCAACGAGCGCTTTGGCAGCGCAACAGGTGATGAGGTGTTGCGCCGGATGGGTCAGTTGGTGCGCAAAGCCCTGCGGGCCTCGGATGTGGCGGGACGAATCGGTGGTGAGGAGTTCGCCTTAATTCTGCGTGGTATTTCCGGCGACCGGGCTTTCGGGGTGTGTGAGCGGCTGCGCCTGGCAGTGCTCAAATACCCCTGGAATCAACTGCACCCTGAGCTCAAAGTGACCATCAGCCTGGGCTTTGCAGGCCGCGACGATGAGCCTACCGCCCAGGAAGTGCTGGCCCGCGCCGATCGCTTTCAGGCCGAGGCCAAAAGCTCGGGCCGCAACCAAACCTTCCCCGGACTTTATTACTAG
- a CDS encoding CHAD domain-containing protein produces MATIGLERWLQHLLEHLPIAREGQNPEGVHQVRVAVRRLRVWLRLAGMRVLEDDLAWLVRAAGEVRDLEVLLQHPTLPKAFRRWTETRLAQARAAFVPLLGAPRLSGLIQALSNLPPLDAQAALPRLERFLLQVRRREEEWQREGDLEHLHALRRALRRLRYAREWLGLNSQAIKTLQEVFGQAGDLSFTRRYLAAFEADGGRIPITFKKQLEADLAAALEAAREAWKTHRGSLK; encoded by the coding sequence ATGGCGACCATTGGGCTGGAGCGCTGGCTCCAACACCTGCTTGAGCACCTACCCATCGCCCGCGAGGGCCAGAACCCCGAGGGTGTGCACCAGGTGCGGGTGGCCGTGCGCCGCCTGCGGGTATGGCTGCGCCTGGCCGGTATGCGCGTGCTCGAGGACGACCTGGCCTGGCTGGTGCGGGCGGCCGGTGAGGTGCGCGACCTAGAAGTGCTGCTACAGCACCCCACCCTTCCCAAAGCCTTCCGGCGCTGGACCGAGACCCGGCTCGCACAGGCTCGAGCGGCCTTCGTGCCCCTGCTGGGAGCCCCCCGACTGTCCGGGCTGATCCAGGCTCTATCCAACCTACCGCCCCTGGATGCACAAGCAGCCCTGCCACGCCTTGAGCGCTTTTTGTTGCAGGTACGGCGTCGGGAAGAGGAATGGCAGCGGGAAGGAGACCTCGAGCATCTCCATGCTTTGCGGCGGGCCCTTCGTCGCCTGCGCTATGCCAGGGAATGGCTGGGACTAAACAGCCAGGCCATAAAAACCCTCCAGGAGGTTTTTGGACAGGCAGGCGACCTGAGCTTTACCAGGCGGTATCTGGCCGCCTTTGAAGCCGATGGGGGCCGGATACCCATAACCTTCAAGAAGCAACTCGAAGCCGATCTGGCCGCGGCCCTCGAGGCAGCTCGGGAGGCCTGGAAAACACATCGGGGCAGCCTGAAATAA
- the rpsT gene encoding 30S ribosomal protein S20, which yields MAQKKSARNPSAMKRHRQSLKRRARNKSKMSAIKTVSKKAVALAKEGNANEAVRVMRYAESLIDKAAKGSTLHKNAASRRKSRLMSKVNQLLSGAKA from the coding sequence ATGGCACAAAAGAAATCTGCTCGTAACCCCTCGGCCATGAAGCGCCACCGGCAATCGCTCAAGCGCCGCGCCCGCAACAAGTCCAAAATGTCGGCCATCAAGACCGTTAGCAAAAAAGCGGTCGCCCTGGCCAAAGAAGGCAACGCCAACGAAGCGGTGCGTGTGATGCGCTATGCCGAAAGCCTCATTGACAAGGCCGCCAAAGGTTCGACCCTGCACAAGAATGCGGCCAGTCGTCGCAAGTCGCGCTTGATGAGCAAAGTGAACCAGCTTCTGAGTGGAGCCAAAGCCTAG
- a CDS encoding Mrp/NBP35 family ATP-binding protein, whose translation MSVLTEARVLEALKTVNDPELHKDLVSLGMVEKIVVEGARVAVKINLTTPACPLKEQIEGDVRSAIGKIGAAEIEVHFGAQVRAPQNLPLPGIKHIVAIASGKGGVGKSTIAANLAIALAQEGARVGLLDADIYGPSQAQMFGTQGEKLRVDEQKRMVPLERYGIKLISMANIVPPGQAMVWRGPILHGTIKQFLQEVAWGDLDYLIIDLPPGTGDVQLSLSQLTRLSGGVIVTTPQDVARIDAERALDMFKRVQVNILGVIENMSYFEQNGQKTHIFGQGGGRQMAEQYKTAFLGEIPIALSVREGGDSGVPVVVGAPQSPEAEAFRQAARNLAGQLSVQSYLLLPMA comes from the coding sequence ATGAGTGTGCTCACCGAAGCCCGGGTACTGGAAGCCCTGAAGACCGTCAACGATCCCGAGTTACACAAGGATTTGGTGTCGCTGGGAATGGTCGAAAAAATTGTGGTGGAAGGGGCCAGGGTAGCAGTCAAGATTAACCTGACCACCCCGGCCTGCCCACTCAAGGAGCAGATTGAGGGGGATGTGCGCTCGGCTATCGGCAAGATTGGTGCTGCCGAGATTGAAGTGCACTTTGGCGCACAGGTGCGTGCCCCGCAAAACCTGCCCCTGCCTGGGATCAAGCACATTGTGGCTATCGCTTCGGGCAAAGGGGGGGTGGGCAAGAGTACCATTGCCGCCAACCTGGCCATCGCGCTGGCCCAGGAGGGCGCCCGTGTGGGTTTGCTGGATGCTGATATCTACGGCCCCAGCCAGGCCCAGATGTTTGGCACCCAGGGAGAGAAGCTCCGGGTAGATGAGCAAAAGCGCATGGTGCCTCTTGAGCGCTATGGAATCAAGCTCATCAGCATGGCCAATATCGTCCCACCGGGACAGGCCATGGTCTGGCGTGGCCCCATATTGCATGGCACCATCAAACAATTCTTGCAGGAAGTAGCCTGGGGCGATCTTGACTACTTGATTATTGATCTGCCCCCCGGTACAGGGGACGTGCAGCTTTCTCTGTCGCAACTCACCCGGCTTTCGGGGGGGGTGATTGTCACTACCCCGCAAGATGTGGCCCGGATTGATGCTGAGCGGGCGCTGGACATGTTCAAGCGGGTACAGGTCAACATCCTGGGTGTGATTGAGAATATGTCCTATTTTGAACAGAACGGCCAAAAGACCCACATCTTTGGACAGGGCGGGGGCCGGCAGATGGCCGAACAATACAAGACTGCTTTCCTGGGTGAGATTCCCATCGCGCTTTCGGTACGCGAGGGGGGCGATAGCGGTGTGCCGGTGGTCGTAGGTGCCCCGCAGTCGCCCGAGGCTGAGGCCTTCCGCCAGGCCGCGCGCAATCTGGCAGGACAGTTGTCGGTGCAGTCTTATCTGCTGCTGCCGATGGCCTAG
- a CDS encoding valine--tRNA ligase codes for MTEPKELPKTYDPKAVEPHWAEEWARNPLRPELNAHKGKGPFTIVIPPPNVTGNLHLGHALDNTLIDTLVRFKRMQGYEALYLPGTDHAGITTQVLVEKELAQEGLSRHDLGREKFLERVWAFKEKNGGTILYQLRRIGASCDWSRERFTMDEGLSRAVRRSFVEYYHQGLAYRGKRIVNWDPVAQTVVSDLEVNIEPTPGQLYTLAYPLLGGGEIQIATVRPETIFADVAIAVNPADERYRHLVGQKACIPLTERYIPIIADESVLTDFGTGALKITPAHDPTDFEIGTRHNLEMPSVIDLQGHLVGELVPEAFRGLERFQARKAVVLALQEAGHIREIRDYTIALGYSERTKAPVEPLLLEQWFVRMKPVAEKVLAGLDKGEMRFVPERWEKVNRDWLENIKDWAIARQLWWGHQIPAWYDDEGNVYVPDLENPDLDCDQDPRYAHLNLRRDPDVFDTWFSSALWPFSTLGWPDESADLKKYYPTDVLVTGYDIIFFWVARMQMSGYQFTGQAPFHTIVLHGLYLDAKGQKMSKSKGNGIDPLELVDQYGADACRFAWDYLATGGQDIRHDPRRYEQGRNFANKLYNAARFVLMNRAQTIRPTAQEGPPSEKRFLTLADRWMISRLNRGIAEITEAYEAFDLGRAARLVYDLVWSEFCDWYLEAAKPALREGNAATQATLESALATLLKLLHPIMPFITSELYQTLTGADQQLALQDWPLAGERDLEAEKAFETLQETITATRNLRAELGIPPQQEIGVHLEGPGASLVMENQALFRFLSKTQASLGVPEKAIAQVTATTTVYLKPEGDLSSFLERQKKRLTELEKLVEQGQKKLANPGFVERADPAVVQAERERLAENQAHLKRIRENLARLV; via the coding sequence ATGACCGAACCCAAAGAACTCCCTAAAACCTACGACCCCAAAGCCGTGGAGCCGCACTGGGCCGAAGAGTGGGCCCGCAACCCGTTGCGTCCGGAGCTCAACGCCCACAAAGGCAAAGGCCCCTTTACCATCGTGATCCCGCCCCCCAACGTGACCGGTAACCTGCACCTGGGGCACGCCCTGGACAACACCCTCATCGATACCCTGGTTCGCTTCAAGCGCATGCAGGGCTACGAGGCCTTGTACCTGCCCGGTACCGACCACGCCGGCATCACCACCCAGGTGCTGGTGGAAAAGGAGCTGGCCCAGGAAGGGCTTTCCCGCCACGATCTGGGGCGCGAGAAGTTCCTGGAGCGGGTCTGGGCTTTTAAGGAGAAAAACGGCGGCACCATTCTCTATCAGTTGCGCCGCATCGGGGCGTCCTGCGACTGGAGCCGCGAGCGCTTCACCATGGATGAAGGGCTTTCCCGCGCGGTGCGGCGGAGCTTCGTGGAGTACTATCACCAGGGCCTGGCTTACCGGGGTAAACGCATCGTGAACTGGGACCCAGTGGCCCAGACGGTGGTGAGCGACCTCGAGGTGAACATCGAGCCTACCCCGGGCCAGCTCTACACCCTGGCCTATCCGCTCCTGGGGGGCGGCGAGATTCAGATTGCCACCGTGCGCCCCGAGACCATCTTCGCCGATGTGGCCATCGCGGTGAATCCCGCCGACGAGCGCTACCGGCACCTGGTAGGCCAGAAGGCCTGCATCCCCCTCACCGAGCGCTACATTCCCATCATCGCCGACGAGTCGGTATTGACCGACTTTGGCACCGGGGCCCTCAAGATTACCCCGGCCCACGACCCCACCGACTTTGAAATTGGCACTCGGCACAACCTGGAGATGCCCAGCGTGATTGACCTGCAAGGTCACCTTGTGGGCGAGCTGGTGCCCGAGGCCTTCCGGGGTTTAGAACGCTTCCAGGCCCGTAAAGCTGTGGTGCTGGCTTTGCAAGAGGCCGGTCACATCCGCGAAATCCGCGACTACACTATTGCCCTGGGCTACTCCGAGCGCACCAAGGCCCCGGTGGAGCCCCTATTGCTCGAGCAGTGGTTTGTGCGCATGAAGCCAGTGGCCGAAAAGGTGCTGGCGGGCCTCGACAAAGGCGAGATGCGTTTCGTGCCCGAGCGCTGGGAAAAGGTTAACCGCGACTGGCTGGAAAACATCAAGGACTGGGCCATCGCCCGGCAGCTGTGGTGGGGCCACCAGATACCGGCCTGGTACGACGATGAGGGCAACGTCTATGTACCCGACCTCGAGAACCCCGACCTCGACTGCGACCAGGATCCCCGCTACGCCCACCTGAATCTGCGGCGCGACCCGGACGTGTTCGATACCTGGTTTAGCTCGGCCCTATGGCCCTTTTCCACCCTGGGCTGGCCCGATGAGTCCGCAGACCTGAAAAAGTACTACCCCACCGACGTGCTGGTCACCGGCTATGACATCATCTTCTTCTGGGTGGCGCGTATGCAGATGTCGGGCTACCAGTTCACCGGCCAGGCGCCTTTCCATACCATCGTGCTGCACGGGCTATATCTGGATGCCAAAGGCCAGAAGATGTCCAAGAGCAAGGGCAACGGCATCGACCCCCTCGAGCTGGTGGATCAGTACGGAGCCGACGCCTGCCGCTTCGCCTGGGACTATCTGGCCACCGGCGGGCAGGACATCCGCCACGACCCCCGGCGCTACGAGCAAGGGCGCAACTTTGCCAACAAGCTCTACAACGCGGCCCGCTTCGTGCTCATGAATAGGGCGCAGACAATCCGGCCCACCGCCCAGGAAGGCCCACCCAGCGAAAAGCGCTTCCTCACCCTGGCCGACCGCTGGATGATTTCCCGCCTCAACCGAGGCATTGCCGAAATTACCGAGGCCTACGAAGCCTTCGACCTGGGCCGCGCCGCCCGGCTGGTCTACGACCTGGTCTGGAGTGAGTTTTGCGACTGGTATCTAGAGGCTGCCAAGCCCGCTTTGCGCGAGGGGAACGCTGCCACCCAGGCCACCCTGGAGTCCGCCCTGGCCACGCTCTTGAAGCTGCTGCACCCCATCATGCCCTTCATTACCTCGGAGCTTTACCAGACCCTGACCGGTGCAGATCAACAACTGGCCTTGCAGGACTGGCCTCTGGCCGGTGAGCGCGACCTCGAGGCCGAAAAAGCCTTCGAGACCCTGCAAGAAACCATCACCGCTACCCGCAACCTGCGGGCCGAGCTGGGCATCCCCCCGCAGCAGGAAATTGGTGTGCACCTCGAGGGACCCGGGGCCTCGCTGGTGATGGAGAACCAGGCCCTGTTCCGCTTCCTGAGCAAGACCCAGGCCTCGCTGGGGGTTCCCGAAAAGGCCATTGCCCAGGTTACCGCCACCACCACCGTCTACCTCAAACCAGAAGGCGATCTGAGCAGCTTCCTGGAACGCCAAAAAAAGCGGCTAACCGAGCTGGAAAAACTGGTCGAGCAGGGTCAGAAAAAACTCGCCAACCCCGGTTTTGTCGAGCGGGCCGACCCCGCCGTGGTGCAGGCTGAGCGGGAGCGGCTGGCCGAGAATCAGGCCCACCTAAAGCGCATCCGCGAGAACCTGGCGCGGTTGGTATGA
- a CDS encoding DHH family phosphoesterase, which translates to MIWKFREWPPVSELRPLVEQLGVSPLAAAVLWNRGFRRKEDLEPPLELLPIEGLEPAARRIIEALEKKERIRVHGDYDADGLTGTAVLLNGLSRLGADIHAFIPHRLGEGYGVLMDRVPEHLEACDLFITVDCGITNHAELRELVENGVSVLVTDHHSPGAAPPPGLIVHPALSPGLRGQAHPTGSGVAFLLLWQVYKLLGKDPPLEYADLAAIGTVADVAPLQGFNRAIVKEGLHRLRASANLGLRVLAAEHCREFSASEIAFRIAPRINAASRLGQAEVALQLLTTQDMLQARPLAEHLTRLNVQRQRIEEEMLQRIWPTIDATRPALVIHDAEGHPGVMGIVASRVLERYYKPVFIIADGKGSVRSTPGISAVGALRHAAPHLKRFGGHAQAAGFAILEEEILAFKAAIEEYTAQFPAPVPEIVLDGWLNGEDLTELHQALQLLEPLGEGNPEPLFFLQGRPEQVRMLSEGKHLSFRLQGVRVIKWRDNGEKLPDELDLAASLTLNEWNGERTVELRAAAYRPTPRPEEARGAEWAIPVPFREAVYRAVGQGARVYVHSEGADWFISRGASVVNPEEAAYWFSLPSVPLYPEKVQIALSDKALGNLEKNPDPLVRALGKRVATAYRLGQSARLGESLRLYWEALDCSVPEVC; encoded by the coding sequence ATGATCTGGAAATTCCGTGAATGGCCCCCCGTTTCCGAGCTTCGCCCCCTGGTGGAGCAACTAGGCGTCTCGCCCCTGGCCGCGGCGGTGCTCTGGAACCGGGGGTTCAGGCGCAAGGAAGACCTCGAGCCCCCGCTAGAACTCTTGCCCATCGAGGGGCTAGAGCCGGCGGCCCGACGGATTATCGAGGCCCTGGAAAAAAAAGAGCGCATTCGGGTACATGGCGACTACGACGCCGACGGTCTTACCGGTACGGCGGTTTTGCTGAACGGCTTGAGCCGGCTGGGGGCCGATATCCATGCCTTCATTCCCCACCGCCTGGGTGAGGGCTATGGGGTCTTGATGGACCGGGTGCCGGAGCACCTGGAAGCCTGCGACCTCTTCATCACTGTGGACTGCGGCATTACCAACCACGCCGAGCTACGCGAGCTGGTCGAGAACGGGGTCTCGGTACTGGTGACCGACCACCACTCGCCTGGCGCTGCGCCGCCACCGGGCCTGATTGTGCACCCCGCGCTTTCGCCGGGGCTCCGGGGCCAGGCCCATCCTACCGGTTCGGGGGTGGCTTTTTTGCTCTTGTGGCAGGTCTACAAGCTGTTGGGAAAAGACCCACCCCTGGAATATGCCGACCTGGCCGCCATTGGCACGGTGGCCGATGTGGCCCCCTTGCAGGGCTTCAACCGGGCCATCGTCAAGGAAGGGCTTCACCGCCTGCGTGCTTCAGCCAACCTGGGTCTGAGGGTACTGGCCGCCGAGCACTGCCGTGAGTTTAGCGCCAGCGAGATTGCCTTTCGCATCGCGCCCCGCATCAATGCCGCCTCGAGGCTGGGCCAGGCCGAGGTGGCTTTGCAGCTCCTCACCACCCAGGACATGCTCCAGGCGCGCCCCCTGGCCGAGCACCTGACGCGGCTCAATGTGCAGCGACAGCGTATCGAAGAGGAGATGCTACAGCGCATCTGGCCCACCATCGACGCCACCCGTCCTGCGCTGGTCATCCACGATGCAGAGGGGCATCCGGGTGTGATGGGCATTGTGGCCAGCCGGGTGTTGGAGCGCTACTACAAGCCGGTTTTTATCATCGCCGACGGTAAGGGCTCGGTACGCTCCACACCGGGCATCAGCGCGGTGGGGGCTTTGCGGCACGCCGCGCCCCACCTTAAGCGCTTTGGGGGCCATGCGCAGGCGGCGGGTTTTGCTATCCTGGAAGAGGAAATTCTAGCCTTTAAGGCGGCTATTGAGGAATATACCGCGCAATTTCCAGCACCGGTACCGGAAATTGTGCTGGATGGCTGGTTGAATGGGGAAGACCTGACTGAGCTGCACCAGGCCCTGCAACTGCTGGAGCCGCTGGGCGAGGGCAATCCCGAGCCGCTGTTTTTCTTGCAGGGCAGGCCGGAGCAGGTACGGATGCTGAGCGAGGGCAAGCACCTGTCGTTCAGGCTCCAGGGGGTCAGGGTCATCAAGTGGCGTGATAACGGCGAAAAATTACCGGATGAACTCGATCTGGCAGCCAGTCTAACGCTCAACGAATGGAACGGTGAACGTACCGTCGAGTTGCGTGCGGCGGCCTATCGCCCAACGCCCCGGCCGGAGGAGGCTCGAGGGGCCGAGTGGGCCATACCGGTGCCGTTCCGCGAAGCGGTTTATCGGGCGGTCGGCCAGGGAGCCCGGGTATATGTGCATTCCGAGGGCGCCGACTGGTTTATCAGCCGCGGGGCATCGGTGGTGAACCCTGAGGAAGCCGCCTACTGGTTCAGCTTGCCGAGTGTACCCCTGTACCCTGAAAAGGTGCAGATTGCCCTCTCGGATAAAGCCCTGGGCAACCTGGAAAAGAACCCCGATCCCCTGGTTCGGGCGCTGGGTAAACGGGTCGCAACGGCTTACCGGTTGGGCCAGTCTGCCCGGCTGGGAGAAAGCCTCAGGCTCTACTGGGAAGCGCTGGATTGCTCGGTCCCCGAGGTGTGTTGA
- the rocF gene encoding arginase, with protein MKQIGVLGVPMDLGQGRRGVDMGPSAMRYGRLQEVLEGLGHHVHDYGDIKVPVVESLRHQPKEQGGMGYLEAIRTVCLDTIEALHQMPAGVFPIVLGGDHSIAMGSVTGASRGERIGVIWVDAHADFNTPQTSPSGNIHGMPLAHLCGLGDPRLVDLSRPGAKVRPEDVVLVGIRSLDTGEVKLLRERGVTVFTMKEIDVQGIPAIAEQVAAQFDGFGRVHVSLDADVLDPEIAPGVGTPVAGGLTYREAHLLMELLADAQIVTSLDLVEVNPILDIANRTARMMVELASSLLGKKIY; from the coding sequence ATGAAGCAGATTGGCGTTCTAGGGGTTCCGATGGATCTGGGCCAGGGGCGGCGTGGGGTGGATATGGGGCCCAGCGCCATGCGCTATGGGCGCTTACAGGAGGTGCTCGAGGGCCTCGGTCACCACGTGCACGACTACGGCGACATCAAGGTGCCGGTGGTCGAGAGTCTGCGCCATCAGCCAAAGGAACAGGGGGGGATGGGCTACCTCGAGGCCATCCGCACGGTCTGCCTGGACACCATCGAAGCCCTGCACCAGATGCCCGCCGGGGTGTTTCCCATTGTGCTCGGGGGCGACCACTCCATTGCCATGGGGTCGGTGACCGGGGCCAGCCGCGGTGAGCGCATTGGGGTGATCTGGGTAGATGCCCACGCCGACTTCAACACCCCCCAGACCAGCCCCAGCGGCAACATTCACGGGATGCCCCTGGCGCACCTGTGCGGCCTGGGTGATCCCCGCCTGGTAGACCTGAGCCGCCCGGGGGCCAAGGTGCGACCCGAGGATGTGGTGCTGGTCGGAATTCGCAGCCTGGACACAGGGGAGGTCAAACTGCTGCGGGAGCGCGGGGTCACGGTCTTCACCATGAAAGAAATTGACGTGCAGGGCATCCCGGCCATCGCTGAACAGGTCGCGGCGCAGTTCGATGGTTTTGGCCGGGTACACGTTTCGCTGGATGCCGACGTGCTCGACCCCGAAATTGCCCCGGGGGTGGGTACCCCGGTGGCCGGCGGCCTGACCTACCGCGAGGCCCACCTCCTGATGGAGCTACTGGCCGACGCCCAAATCGTCACCAGCCTGGATCTGGTCGAGGTGAACCCCATCCTGGACATCGCCAACCGTACCGCCCGGATGATGGTTGAGCTTGCCAGCAGCCTGTTGGGGAAGAAAATTTACTGA
- the hisA gene encoding 1-(5-phosphoribosyl)-5-[(5-phosphoribosylamino)methylideneamino]imidazole-4-carboxamide isomerase — translation MLVIPAVDIQTGRAVRLFEGDPRQETVYYENPVEAALHWQRQGARMLHLVDLDAATGRGENRAALREIAQSITIPFEVGGGVRSVEAAQEILALGAARVVVGTAAVKAPEVLSRMLQAFGAERVVVSLDARGLDVVVSGWVEGTALEVPGLSLRMWEMGVRTLIYTDVRRDGTLAGLDLEVVRQVRAAWPGFLIAGGGIASDADLRGLQNLGVEGAITGKALYEGRIDLKKWV, via the coding sequence GTGCTGGTTATTCCTGCAGTAGATATCCAGACGGGGCGCGCCGTGCGCTTATTTGAGGGCGACCCCCGCCAGGAGACCGTTTACTACGAAAACCCCGTGGAGGCTGCCCTGCACTGGCAAAGGCAGGGGGCGCGGATGCTCCACCTGGTCGACCTGGACGCCGCTACGGGCCGGGGGGAAAACCGGGCGGCGCTGCGTGAGATTGCGCAGTCTATCACCATCCCTTTTGAGGTGGGGGGCGGGGTGCGCAGCGTGGAGGCAGCCCAGGAGATACTCGCTCTGGGAGCGGCGCGGGTGGTGGTGGGCACCGCGGCTGTGAAAGCGCCGGAGGTGCTGAGCCGGATGCTGCAAGCGTTTGGAGCCGAGCGGGTGGTGGTAAGCCTGGACGCTCGGGGCCTGGATGTGGTGGTCTCGGGCTGGGTGGAAGGAACGGCCCTCGAGGTGCCGGGCTTGAGCCTGCGCATGTGGGAGATGGGCGTGCGCACCCTGATTTATACCGATGTACGGCGGGATGGCACCCTGGCCGGGCTGGACCTCGAGGTCGTACGCCAGGTGCGGGCCGCCTGGCCGGGCTTTTTGATTGCCGGTGGGGGTATTGCCTCCGATGCCGACCTGAGGGGCTTGCAGAACCTGGGGGTAGAGGGTGCCATCACCGGCAAGGCCCTCTACGAGGGCCGCATCGACCTGAAGAAGTGGGTTTGA
- a CDS encoding 30S ribosomal protein THX — protein MGKGDRRTRRGKIFRGSYGKYRPRKK, from the coding sequence ATGGGCAAAGGTGATCGTCGCACCCGTCGTGGCAAAATTTTCCGTGGTTCTTACGGCAAGTACCGCCCCCGCAAGAAGTAG
- a CDS encoding metalloregulator ArsR/SmtB family transcription factor encodes MAVGMGETKLRILETLRSRSSCAGSLAESLGISKVAVHRHLEDLEREGLVRARLEKNESRGRPKQVYQAVDEQASYARVCADVLTHLKELFGEGLVLEVLTRRNNKLLEELAPHMEGLTLEQRIYRLSEFLTEQGYQASFYLENGAWYLEQGRCPKLALSMEHSEFCHAELEMYKQLLGASVEREERIAAGGNRCRYRIDATGIEG; translated from the coding sequence ATGGCTGTGGGAATGGGTGAGACCAAGTTGCGCATCCTCGAGACCCTGCGCTCGCGCTCGAGCTGTGCAGGCTCGCTGGCCGAGTCGCTGGGCATCTCCAAAGTAGCGGTGCACCGCCACCTGGAAGACCTCGAGCGCGAGGGTTTGGTGCGGGCCCGTCTAGAGAAAAACGAGAGCCGGGGCCGCCCTAAGCAGGTGTACCAGGCTGTTGACGAGCAGGCCTCTTACGCCCGCGTCTGCGCCGATGTGCTCACCCACCTCAAGGAGCTTTTTGGGGAAGGGCTGGTGCTGGAAGTTCTGACCCGGCGCAACAACAAGCTGCTCGAGGAACTCGCCCCCCACATGGAAGGTCTGACCCTCGAGCAAAGAATCTATCGCTTGAGTGAATTTCTCACCGAGCAGGGCTACCAGGCCAGTTTTTACCTCGAAAATGGGGCCTGGTATCTCGAGCAGGGTCGCTGCCCCAAGCTGGCCCTTTCCATGGAGCACAGTGAATTCTGCCACGCCGAACTCGAGATGTATAAGCAACTGCTGGGGGCTTCGGTCGAGCGCGAAGAGCGTATCGCAGCCGGAGGCAACCGCTGTCGCTACCGCATAGATGCAACCGGTATTGAAGGCTAA
- a CDS encoding DUF177 domain-containing protein: protein MKEPHIQSINLSRLLREGGSTDARDEILEYIALQEERIPLEGPAKWKVSVTRLEGEGGQEFWLSGEIAGNALLECRRCLTPTPTPVRAHFQYMLRYEAGLQQLEVIEEGEEEILLFGHPDFDLAPLLGEAFALELPYTTLCKEDCKGLCPVCGANLNEVDCGHQPKPQTKLGAELSRLLGDLD, encoded by the coding sequence ATGAAAGAACCGCATATCCAAAGTATCAACCTCTCGCGCCTGCTGCGGGAGGGCGGCAGCACCGATGCCAGAGACGAAATTCTCGAGTACATCGCCCTGCAAGAGGAGCGCATTCCCCTCGAGGGCCCGGCCAAATGGAAGGTGAGCGTGACCCGCCTGGAGGGTGAAGGCGGGCAGGAGTTCTGGTTGTCGGGCGAGATCGCCGGCAACGCCCTGCTGGAGTGCCGCCGCTGCCTGACCCCCACGCCCACCCCGGTGCGTGCCCACTTCCAGTACATGCTGCGCTATGAGGCCGGTTTGCAGCAGCTCGAGGTCATCGAGGAAGGTGAAGAGGAAATCCTGCTCTTTGGCCATCCCGACTTCGACCTGGCGCCTCTGCTCGGCGAAGCTTTTGCCCTCGAGCTGCCCTACACCACCCTCTGCAAAGAAGACTGCAAGGGTCTCTGCCCGGTCTGTGGGGCCAATCTGAACGAAGTAGACTGCGGCCACCAGCCCAAACCCCAGACCAAACTGGGCGCTGAACTCTCCCGTTTGCTGGGCGATTTGGACTAA
- a CDS encoding LapA family protein, which translates to MKVLNGLAFLIVLLVTAVAWALYALEPGLLLGTPWGLVHLSFLLMGAFGLGLAVMGLYVLAGWANAQAALNKRNRELRQVRSELEALKKQHPEETPVIPDRLP; encoded by the coding sequence ATGAAAGTCCTGAACGGGCTGGCTTTCCTAATAGTGTTGCTGGTGACCGCGGTCGCCTGGGCCTTATATGCGCTGGAACCGGGGTTGTTGCTGGGGACACCCTGGGGCCTGGTGCACCTGAGCTTTTTGCTGATGGGAGCTTTTGGGCTAGGTCTGGCCGTCATGGGGCTGTATGTGCTGGCCGGCTGGGCGAATGCCCAGGCTGCCCTGAACAAGCGCAACCGCGAACTGCGCCAGGTCAGGAGCGAGCTCGAGGCCCTCAAGAAACAACACCCCGAGGAAACCCCGGTCATCCCCGACCGGCTGCCCTGA